A genomic window from Agrobacterium tumefaciens includes:
- a CDS encoding aldehyde dehydrogenase: MRRFQCYIDGRFEDGEASFSSLDPATGTAWAEMPESREADIGRAVDAAHRALYEDVAWSKLTATQRGKLLYRLADLVAENAKTLAELETRDTGKIIRETSAQIAYVADYYRYYAGLADKIEGAYLPIDKPDMDVWLRREPVGVVAAIVPWNSQLFLAAVKIGPALAAGCTIIVKASEDGPAPLLEFARLVHEAGFPAGVVNIVTGFGASCGTALTTHPKVAHIAFTGGPETARHIVRNSAENLASTSLELGGKSPILVFADADLESAANAQVAGIFAATGQSCVAGSRLIIERSVKDRFLQILAAKAEAIRIGSPLDMATEVGPLATERQRQHIVSLVSASVDAGAKVVTGGEPLDGDGYFYRPTILDCDGIRSPSMEKEFFGPVLSVVSFETEAEAIALANDTVYGLASGVFTQNLTRAHRLMKAIRAGIVWVNTYRAVSPIAPFGGFGLSGDGREGGLAAALDYTRTKTIWLRTSDDPIPDPFVMR, from the coding sequence ATGCGCCGTTTTCAGTGCTATATCGACGGACGTTTCGAAGATGGCGAGGCCAGCTTTTCAAGCCTTGATCCGGCAACCGGCACGGCGTGGGCGGAAATGCCGGAAAGCCGGGAAGCGGATATCGGCCGTGCGGTCGATGCCGCGCACCGGGCACTTTACGAAGATGTGGCCTGGTCGAAACTGACGGCGACACAGCGCGGCAAGCTGCTCTACCGGTTGGCCGATCTGGTTGCGGAAAATGCAAAGACGCTTGCCGAACTCGAAACCCGCGATACCGGCAAGATCATCCGCGAAACCTCCGCGCAGATTGCCTATGTTGCGGACTATTATCGCTATTATGCCGGGCTTGCCGACAAGATCGAGGGCGCTTATCTGCCGATCGATAAGCCGGATATGGATGTCTGGCTGCGGCGTGAACCCGTTGGCGTGGTGGCGGCCATCGTGCCTTGGAACAGCCAGCTGTTTCTCGCCGCCGTCAAGATCGGTCCGGCGCTAGCCGCGGGCTGCACCATCATCGTCAAGGCCTCGGAAGATGGTCCGGCACCGCTGCTGGAATTTGCCCGGCTGGTGCATGAGGCCGGTTTTCCAGCTGGCGTCGTCAATATCGTTACCGGTTTCGGTGCCTCCTGCGGCACCGCGCTCACCACCCATCCGAAGGTGGCTCATATCGCCTTTACCGGCGGGCCGGAAACGGCGCGTCACATCGTCCGCAATTCGGCTGAAAACCTTGCCTCGACATCGCTGGAACTCGGCGGCAAGTCGCCGATCCTCGTTTTCGCTGATGCAGATCTCGAGAGCGCCGCCAATGCGCAGGTGGCAGGCATTTTTGCCGCAACCGGCCAGAGCTGCGTCGCCGGCTCGCGGCTGATTATCGAAAGAAGCGTCAAGGACCGTTTCCTCCAGATTCTGGCGGCGAAGGCCGAGGCGATCCGCATCGGTTCGCCGCTGGATATGGCGACGGAAGTGGGGCCATTGGCGACCGAGCGCCAGCGCCAGCACATTGTCTCACTGGTTTCTGCTTCGGTGGATGCCGGTGCGAAGGTGGTTACCGGTGGTGAGCCTTTGGATGGTGACGGCTATTTCTATCGGCCGACCATTCTTGATTGCGACGGCATCCGTTCGCCCTCCATGGAAAAGGAATTCTTCGGCCCCGTTCTTTCGGTTGTTTCGTTCGAAACCGAAGCGGAAGCCATCGCGCTGGCCAATGACACGGTCTATGGCCTTGCCTCCGGCGTCTTCACGCAGAACCTGACGCGCGCGCACAGGCTGATGAAGGCGATCCGCGCGGGCATCGTCTGGGTAAACACCTATCGCGCCGTCTCGCCGATCGCGCCTTTCGGTGGCTTTGGCCTCTCGGGCGATGGACGCGAAGGCGGGCTTGCGGCGGCGCTCGATTACACGCGCACCAAGACCATATGGCTGCGCACCTCTGACGACCCGATTCCCGACCCTTTCGTGATGCGGTGA
- a CDS encoding amino acid ABC transporter permease has product MKGWNWEGFFEYLTNYYLFEGALVTLGLTVFAMTAGLALGFVIAVMRMSKYRFLSGPAYFYTWIFRGTPLLVQLIIIYTGLPQIGIKLTVLQSTLIGLSLCEAAYLSEIVRAGIAAVPKGQINAARAIGMTEAQVMRYIVAPQAFRIIIPPLGNSVNGVLKTTSIASIISMEELLRRTQVLIQEKFLVLELFMVAALYYLAMTTAWELIQRRIEKRFGKAYGPMSTDVH; this is encoded by the coding sequence GTGAAGGGTTGGAACTGGGAAGGTTTCTTCGAATATCTGACGAATTATTATCTGTTCGAGGGCGCGCTGGTGACGCTCGGCCTCACGGTTTTTGCCATGACGGCGGGTCTTGCACTGGGCTTTGTCATCGCGGTGATGCGCATGTCGAAATACCGGTTCCTGTCCGGGCCGGCCTATTTCTACACCTGGATCTTTCGCGGCACGCCGCTTCTGGTGCAGCTCATCATCATCTATACCGGTCTGCCGCAGATCGGCATCAAGCTGACGGTTCTGCAATCAACGCTGATCGGCCTGTCGCTCTGCGAAGCAGCCTATCTGTCGGAAATCGTCCGGGCAGGCATCGCCGCCGTTCCAAAGGGCCAGATCAACGCGGCCCGTGCCATCGGGATGACTGAGGCGCAGGTGATGCGTTACATCGTTGCGCCTCAGGCCTTCCGCATCATCATTCCGCCGCTTGGCAACTCCGTCAACGGCGTGCTCAAAACGACGTCGATCGCCTCGATCATTTCCATGGAAGAGCTTCTGCGCCGCACGCAGGTACTCATTCAGGAAAAGTTCCTGGTTCTTGAGCTCTTTATGGTCGCAGCCCTTTATTACCTCGCCATGACGACCGCCTGGGAACTTATCCAGCGCCGGATCGAAAAGCGGTTCGGCAAGGCCTATGGCCCCATGTCAACTGACGTGCATTAA
- a CDS encoding ABC transporter substrate-binding protein has product MRSKLVLTTCAALFALGTAAQANDLVFSSWGGTTQDAQKAAWAEKFMVSSGINVLQDGPTDYGKLKAMVEANGVTWDVVDVEGDYAAQAGPKGLLEKLDFSVIDKTKLDPRFVTDYSVGSFYYSFVIGCNVDAVAACPKSWADLFDTAKFPGKRTFYKWSAPGVIEAALLADGVAADKLYPLDLDRAFKKLDTIKSDIIWWSGGAQSQQLIASAEAPFGSVWNGRMTALEKSGVKVATSWEQNITAADSLVVPKGTKNRDAAMKFIALATSAQAQADMATATGYAPVNIESAKLMDPETAKTLPDQQTASQVDADMSYWAQHRDEIGERWYAWQAK; this is encoded by the coding sequence ATGAGATCGAAACTGGTATTGACGACATGCGCAGCACTTTTCGCCCTCGGCACAGCCGCACAGGCGAATGATCTGGTCTTTTCCAGCTGGGGAGGAACCACGCAGGACGCCCAGAAGGCGGCCTGGGCCGAAAAATTCATGGTGTCGAGCGGCATCAATGTGCTTCAGGATGGCCCGACCGACTATGGCAAGCTGAAGGCCATGGTCGAGGCAAACGGCGTGACATGGGATGTGGTCGATGTCGAAGGCGACTATGCCGCGCAGGCCGGACCGAAAGGTCTGCTGGAGAAGCTCGACTTTTCCGTCATCGACAAGACCAAACTCGACCCACGTTTCGTGACGGATTATTCCGTCGGCAGCTTTTATTATTCCTTCGTCATCGGCTGCAATGTCGATGCCGTTGCCGCCTGCCCCAAAAGCTGGGCCGATCTGTTCGACACGGCAAAGTTTCCCGGCAAGCGCACCTTCTACAAATGGTCCGCACCGGGCGTGATCGAAGCTGCCCTTCTGGCCGACGGTGTGGCCGCCGACAAGCTTTATCCGCTTGACCTCGACCGCGCTTTCAAGAAACTCGATACGATCAAATCCGATATCATCTGGTGGTCGGGCGGCGCACAGTCGCAGCAGCTGATAGCATCGGCGGAAGCGCCCTTTGGCAGCGTCTGGAACGGCCGCATGACGGCGCTTGAGAAAAGCGGCGTGAAGGTGGCGACCTCCTGGGAACAGAATATCACCGCAGCGGATTCCCTCGTCGTGCCCAAGGGAACGAAGAACAGGGATGCGGCTATGAAATTCATCGCACTCGCCACCTCTGCGCAGGCGCAGGCGGATATGGCGACCGCGACGGGTTACGCCCCTGTTAATATCGAATCCGCCAAGCTGATGGATCCGGAAACGGCGAAAACCCTGCCGGATCAGCAAACCGCAAGCCAGGTCGACGCCGATATGAGCTACTGGGCACAGCATCGCGATGAAATCGGCGAGCGCTGGTACGCCTGGCAGGCGAAATAA
- a CDS encoding LLM class flavin-dependent oxidoreductase, which produces MKFSLFVHMERLDASQDHKTLYEELVTLCEIADRGGMHAIWTGEHHGMDFTIAPNPFVTIADLARRTKTARLGTGTVIAPFWHPIKLAGEAAMTDLICDGRLDIGIARGAYSFEYERLLPGLDAWGAGQRMRELIPAVKGVWAGDYAHDGEFYKFPATTSAPKPLQQPFPPIWVAARDPNSHEFAVANDCNVQVTPLWQGDDEVETLMGRFNDACAKNPEKQRPKIMLLRHTYVGSDEADIAQAAHEMSVYYNYFFAWFKNEKPVHQGLIERIAPEDIAANAMLSGDVMRKNNVVGNADEVITRLKAYEAMGYDEYSFWIDTGMSFERKKASLERFLSDVMPAFAE; this is translated from the coding sequence ATGAAATTTTCGCTCTTCGTCCATATGGAACGGCTGGACGCATCGCAGGATCACAAGACGCTCTATGAGGAGCTCGTCACCCTTTGCGAGATCGCCGATCGTGGCGGCATGCATGCCATCTGGACCGGCGAACATCACGGCATGGATTTCACCATTGCCCCGAACCCCTTCGTGACGATTGCCGATCTGGCGCGGCGCACCAAGACGGCGCGTCTCGGGACGGGCACGGTGATTGCGCCCTTCTGGCATCCGATCAAGCTTGCCGGCGAAGCGGCGATGACCGACCTCATCTGCGACGGCCGTCTCGATATCGGCATTGCCCGAGGCGCGTACTCGTTTGAATATGAGCGGCTGCTTCCGGGCCTCGATGCCTGGGGCGCCGGCCAGCGCATGCGCGAGCTGATCCCGGCCGTCAAAGGTGTGTGGGCGGGGGACTATGCGCATGACGGTGAGTTCTACAAATTTCCGGCCACGACCTCTGCTCCCAAGCCATTGCAGCAGCCCTTCCCGCCAATCTGGGTAGCGGCGCGCGATCCGAATTCGCATGAATTCGCTGTCGCCAATGATTGCAACGTGCAGGTGACGCCACTCTGGCAGGGCGATGACGAGGTGGAAACCCTGATGGGCCGCTTCAACGATGCCTGCGCCAAGAACCCGGAAAAACAGCGGCCGAAAATCATGCTGCTTCGCCACACCTATGTCGGTTCCGATGAAGCCGATATCGCCCAGGCGGCGCATGAGATGAGTGTCTATTACAATTATTTCTTCGCGTGGTTCAAAAACGAAAAGCCTGTTCATCAGGGCCTCATCGAGCGCATTGCGCCAGAGGATATCGCGGCAAACGCCATGCTTTCCGGCGACGTCATGCGCAAGAACAATGTCGTCGGCAATGCCGATGAAGTCATTACCCGGCTTAAAGCCTATGAGGCCATGGGTTACGACGAATATTCCTTCTGGATCGACACTGGCATGAGCTTCGAGCGGAAGAAGGCCTCGCTGGAGCGTTTCCTTTCCGATGTCATGCCGGCTTTTGCGGAGTAA
- a CDS encoding alpha/beta fold hydrolase, with amino-acid sequence MQEAATTSRVNVAKAGAAALPRKTTEGGAAYFEAGAGEDLILIHGVGMRLEAWEPQIEVFSRTHRVIAVDMPGHGGSACLAAGSTLTDFVGWFGRFLDDMRIARANVAGHSMGALISGGAAATFGDRIARVGYLNGVYRRDPVAKAAVLARAAAIRTEGVDKEGPLLRWFGDDAKSQHARELTRGWLEMVDPEGYAVAYTAFAGGDETYADRWPSVACPALFLTGSDDPNSTPLMAEQMAAITPRGYARIVEAHRHMVNLTAPETVNALMAEWLAIEEEPQ; translated from the coding sequence ATGCAGGAGGCCGCCACCACCTCACGGGTCAATGTTGCAAAGGCAGGTGCTGCCGCGCTCCCTCGCAAGACGACCGAGGGCGGGGCGGCTTACTTCGAGGCCGGTGCGGGTGAGGACCTGATCCTCATCCACGGCGTCGGCATGCGGCTTGAAGCTTGGGAACCGCAGATCGAAGTTTTTTCCAGAACACACCGCGTTATCGCGGTCGATATGCCGGGCCATGGCGGTAGCGCGTGCTTGGCTGCAGGCAGCACGCTTACGGATTTTGTCGGCTGGTTCGGCCGTTTTCTTGACGATATGCGGATTGCACGCGCCAATGTTGCCGGCCATTCCATGGGCGCATTGATTTCCGGCGGAGCGGCAGCAACCTTCGGAGATCGCATTGCGCGCGTCGGTTACCTGAACGGCGTCTATCGCCGTGATCCGGTGGCAAAGGCAGCGGTGCTTGCCCGTGCGGCGGCAATTCGCACCGAGGGCGTGGACAAGGAAGGTCCACTGCTGCGCTGGTTCGGCGATGACGCCAAGAGTCAGCATGCGCGGGAACTGACACGCGGCTGGCTGGAAATGGTCGACCCGGAAGGTTACGCAGTTGCCTACACGGCCTTTGCGGGCGGGGATGAGACCTATGCGGATCGCTGGCCTTCGGTCGCTTGCCCCGCGCTCTTCCTGACCGGTTCCGACGATCCGAATTCGACGCCGCTGATGGCCGAGCAGATGGCGGCGATCACGCCACGCGGTTACGCTCGCATCGTTGAGGCGCACCGGCATATGGTCAATCTGACCGCCCCTGAAACTGTCAATGCACTGATGGCCGAATGGCTGGCTATTGAGGAGGAGCCGCAATGA
- a CDS encoding amino acid ABC transporter ATP-binding protein, which translates to MIELQSVNKWYGPNFQVLTNCSLNVAKGEVVVICGPSGSGKSTLIKCVNALETIGNGVITVNGVEVTDPKTDMPKLRSKVGMVFQHFELFPHMTILENLCIGQEKVLGRSPAEALAKANALLERVGLTAHAKKYPGQLSGGQQQRVAIARALAMDPVAMLFDEPTSALDPEMINEVLDVMVSLAQEGMTMMVVTHEMGFARKVADRIVFMDGGEIVEIGEGDSFFTHPKTERARSFLSKILAH; encoded by the coding sequence ATGATCGAACTACAATCCGTCAACAAATGGTACGGCCCGAATTTTCAGGTTCTGACCAATTGCAGCCTGAATGTCGCCAAGGGCGAAGTTGTCGTGATCTGCGGGCCTTCCGGTTCCGGCAAATCGACGCTGATCAAATGCGTCAATGCGCTGGAGACGATCGGCAACGGCGTCATCACGGTCAACGGCGTGGAGGTGACAGATCCGAAGACCGATATGCCGAAACTGCGCTCCAAGGTGGGCATGGTGTTTCAGCATTTCGAACTTTTCCCGCATATGACGATCCTTGAAAATCTCTGCATCGGGCAGGAGAAGGTTCTGGGCCGTTCACCGGCGGAAGCGCTTGCCAAGGCAAATGCCCTTCTCGAACGGGTGGGGTTGACGGCGCATGCCAAGAAATATCCCGGCCAATTGTCGGGTGGCCAGCAGCAGCGCGTTGCCATTGCCCGCGCGCTGGCGATGGACCCGGTCGCCATGCTGTTCGATGAGCCGACATCGGCGCTCGATCCGGAAATGATCAACGAGGTGCTCGACGTCATGGTTTCGCTGGCGCAGGAGGGCATGACGATGATGGTGGTAACCCACGAGATGGGTTTTGCCCGCAAGGTGGCGGACCGCATCGTCTTCATGGATGGCGGCGAGATCGTTGAGATCGGTGAGGGCGACAGCTTCTTCACCCATCCGAAGACGGAGCGCGCCCGCTCGTTCCTGTCGAAAATCCTGGCGCACTAG
- a CDS encoding ABC transporter permease encodes MPFRPGNFAATLPALVLLVLFFVVPVLILLSRSVTEPVFGFGNYAALLGSSTYLKIFFNTFVVSALVTVVSLVIGFPVAWALAIMPARLASIVFAILLLSMWTNLLARTYAWMVLLQRTGVVNKTLMGLGIIDQPLPLVNNLTGVTIGMTYIMLPFIIIPLYGVIRKIDPAILQAAALCGATRLQALIRILIPLAAPGMISGALMVFVMSLGYFVTPALLGGTANMMLAELIAQFVQSLVNWGMGGAAALVLLVVTLTLYAVQLKFFGAAGAGGR; translated from the coding sequence ATGCCCTTCCGGCCCGGCAATTTTGCCGCCACCCTGCCGGCGCTGGTTCTGCTTGTCCTGTTCTTCGTCGTTCCGGTTCTGATCCTCTTGTCGCGCAGCGTTACCGAACCCGTCTTCGGCTTTGGCAACTATGCGGCACTGCTGGGCAGCTCCACCTATCTGAAGATTTTCTTCAATACCTTCGTGGTATCGGCGCTGGTAACGGTGGTGTCGCTGGTGATCGGCTTTCCCGTTGCCTGGGCGCTTGCCATCATGCCGGCGCGGCTTGCCTCCATCGTTTTCGCTATTCTGCTGCTGTCGATGTGGACCAACCTGCTGGCGCGCACCTATGCCTGGATGGTGCTGTTGCAGCGCACGGGTGTGGTGAACAAGACGCTGATGGGCCTTGGCATCATCGATCAGCCTTTGCCGCTGGTCAACAATCTCACCGGGGTTACCATCGGCATGACCTATATCATGCTGCCCTTCATCATCATTCCGCTTTACGGCGTCATCCGCAAGATCGACCCGGCCATTCTGCAGGCCGCGGCGCTGTGTGGGGCAACGCGTTTGCAGGCGCTAATCCGCATTCTTATTCCGCTTGCCGCGCCGGGCATGATCTCCGGCGCGCTGATGGTCTTCGTCATGTCGCTCGGTTACTTCGTCACTCCCGCGCTGCTCGGCGGTACGGCGAACATGATGCTGGCCGAACTCATCGCGCAATTCGTGCAGTCGCTCGTCAACTGGGGCATGGGCGGGGCTGCCGCGCTGGTGCTTCTGGTGGTGACGCTCACTCTCTACGCCGTGCAGCTCAAATTCTTCGGCGCGGCCGGGGCAGGGGGGCGCTGA
- a CDS encoding flavin reductase family protein — protein sequence MTVATLDPRALRDAFGAFVTGVTIVTTRDDAGKPVGFTANSFTSVSLDPPLLLICLARTSRNFATMTGAKNFAVNILSENQKDLSNTFARPVEDRFAAAEWSDAPQGSPVFADVAAWFECTMQEVIEAGDHVILLGRIGAFDNSGLNGLGYARGGYFTPMLAAKAVSAAAEGEITVGAVLERRGEIYLVGDDVLSLPGCVVAGGDPVAALTSRLEELTGLSVRTGFLYSVYENKTDGRQHIVYHALAEGDDAPRQGRFLLPSALGSTKFDSAATADIVNRFALESSIGNFGVYVGNETAGKVHPISMKGANP from the coding sequence ATGACTGTTGCAACCCTTGACCCGCGCGCTTTGCGCGACGCATTCGGCGCTTTCGTGACGGGAGTAACGATCGTGACCACGCGGGATGACGCGGGAAAGCCCGTTGGCTTTACCGCAAATTCCTTCACTTCCGTTTCGCTCGATCCGCCGCTGCTTTTGATCTGCCTTGCCCGCACCTCGCGCAATTTCGCGACGATGACCGGTGCGAAAAATTTTGCCGTTAATATTCTGTCGGAAAACCAGAAGGACCTCTCCAACACCTTCGCCCGCCCGGTGGAGGATCGTTTCGCTGCCGCGGAATGGTCGGATGCACCGCAGGGATCACCTGTCTTCGCCGATGTCGCGGCCTGGTTCGAATGCACGATGCAGGAGGTTATCGAGGCGGGTGATCATGTCATCCTGCTCGGGCGCATCGGTGCTTTCGACAATAGCGGTCTGAACGGTCTCGGTTATGCGCGGGGCGGTTATTTCACGCCTATGCTGGCCGCCAAGGCGGTCTCGGCGGCAGCCGAGGGCGAAATTACCGTTGGCGCGGTGCTGGAACGGCGCGGAGAGATTTACCTCGTTGGCGATGATGTGCTGTCGCTGCCCGGCTGCGTTGTCGCAGGCGGTGATCCCGTTGCGGCGTTGACGTCGCGCCTTGAGGAACTGACGGGCCTCTCCGTCAGGACCGGCTTTCTCTACTCCGTTTATGAAAACAAGACGGATGGACGCCAGCACATCGTCTACCACGCACTTGCCGAGGGTGATGATGCGCCGCGTCAGGGGCGCTTCCTGTTGCCGAGTGCGCTTGGCTCTACAAAATTCGATTCCGCCGCGACGGCGGATATCGTCAATCGTTTCGCGCTGGAAAGTTCCATTGGCAATTTTGGTGTCTATGTCGGCAACGAGACCGCCGGCAAGGTGCATCCCATTTCCATGAAGGGGGCAAACCCATGA
- a CDS encoding ABC transporter permease, protein MLLNYNSLGLWKWLLLLITVLTSAFLILPIIFIAALSFGSSQWLIFPPPGWTLKWYADFFADPRWLDAAWTSLRIALMVTVLSVLIGLVASFGLVRGRFIGRGTLRALFMTPMILPVVVLAVALYAFFLKFGLAGTTAGFVIAHLVVALPFSILALTGALEGFDKSIEDAAVLCGATPLQAKIRITLPAISHGLFSAAIFSFLTSWDEVVLAIFMASPTLQTLPVKIWATLRQDLTPVIAAASTLLIAVTIILMLLVAAVRKGLKT, encoded by the coding sequence ATGCTTTTGAACTATAACAGCCTCGGCCTCTGGAAATGGCTGCTCCTGCTCATCACCGTGCTAACCTCGGCATTTCTGATCCTCCCGATCATCTTTATCGCCGCTTTGTCCTTCGGTTCGTCGCAATGGCTGATTTTTCCGCCGCCCGGCTGGACGCTGAAATGGTATGCGGATTTCTTCGCTGACCCTAGATGGCTGGATGCCGCCTGGACGAGCCTGCGCATCGCGCTGATGGTAACCGTTCTGTCCGTGCTCATCGGTCTTGTCGCCTCCTTCGGGCTGGTGCGTGGCCGTTTCATCGGGCGCGGCACTCTGCGCGCGCTATTCATGACGCCGATGATTCTGCCAGTCGTGGTGCTGGCGGTGGCGCTTTACGCCTTTTTCCTGAAATTCGGTCTTGCAGGCACGACGGCCGGTTTCGTCATCGCCCATCTCGTCGTGGCGCTGCCCTTCTCCATTCTGGCGCTGACCGGTGCGCTGGAGGGTTTCGACAAGTCGATAGAGGATGCGGCGGTGCTGTGCGGCGCAACTCCGTTACAGGCAAAAATTCGCATCACGCTGCCCGCCATCAGCCACGGCCTGTTTTCGGCGGCGATCTTCTCCTTCCTGACCTCCTGGGATGAGGTGGTGCTGGCAATCTTCATGGCAAGCCCGACATTGCAGACGCTGCCGGTGAAAATCTGGGCGACGCTGCGTCAGGATCTGACGCCTGTCATCGCCGCCGCCTCCACGCTTCTCATTGCGGTGACCATCATTCTCATGCTGCTTGTCGCGGCTGTGCGAAAAGGACTGAAAACATGA
- a CDS encoding NIPSNAP family protein, whose amino-acid sequence MFYEIRTYRLKNGAIPAYLKVVEEEGIEIQKSHLGELVGYFFSEIGPINEIVHIWAFSSLDDREERRAKLMADPRWLSFLPKIRDLIEVAENKIMKPARFSPLR is encoded by the coding sequence ATGTTTTACGAGATACGAACCTACAGGCTGAAGAACGGCGCCATTCCGGCCTATCTCAAGGTCGTGGAGGAAGAGGGCATCGAAATCCAGAAAAGCCACCTCGGCGAACTGGTGGGTTACTTCTTTTCGGAGATCGGCCCAATCAACGAGATCGTCCATATTTGGGCATTTTCCAGTCTGGATGACCGCGAGGAGCGGCGCGCAAAGCTGATGGCCGATCCGCGCTGGTTATCGTTTCTGCCTAAAATCCGTGACCTCATTGAAGTCGCCGAAAACAAGATCATGAAGCCGGCGCGGTTTTCACCACTGAGGTGA
- a CDS encoding iron-containing alcohol dehydrogenase: MINRVLMPREMLIGGGSRFRLPAMLKSLGVNRPLLVCDPVMQKLGHADALLQALPGEGIDGAIFSEVVEDPTDISITALVKRISQGRHDGLVALGGGSAMDTAKAGAIVATSGEDLRALKVPRIVDFAVMPVIAIPTTAGTGSEVTRAAVVTDTVASEKMLILGTAALPVAAIIDYELTLSCPYRVTVDTGIDALTHALEALVNRNGNAHSEALALSALKLIGANLEKVANNPDDRDAREAMMLGATHAGLAVSNTSTALIHGLSRPVGAFFHVPHGMSNAMVLPLVTQFSLNSALPHYAAAARALGCASAADSDQIAGTKLVEAFIGLNRRLKVPTPQEFGIDRSRYLELLPEMVRQGLASGTPANNPRVPTVAEMTRLYELAYDGRIAEF; this comes from the coding sequence ATGATAAACCGTGTCCTGATGCCCCGCGAAATGTTGATCGGCGGCGGCAGCCGCTTCCGATTGCCTGCCATGCTGAAATCGCTCGGGGTTAATCGTCCTCTGCTCGTCTGTGACCCCGTGATGCAGAAGCTCGGCCATGCCGATGCGCTTTTGCAGGCGCTTCCAGGCGAAGGCATAGACGGCGCCATTTTCTCCGAGGTCGTTGAGGACCCCACGGACATATCGATCACTGCTTTGGTGAAGCGCATTTCCCAAGGTCGTCATGATGGTCTTGTCGCCCTCGGCGGTGGTAGCGCCATGGATACCGCAAAGGCAGGCGCCATCGTCGCGACCAGCGGTGAAGACTTGCGTGCACTGAAGGTGCCGCGGATCGTGGATTTCGCCGTCATGCCGGTGATTGCTATCCCCACCACCGCTGGCACCGGATCGGAAGTGACACGCGCCGCCGTCGTCACCGATACGGTCGCGAGCGAAAAAATGCTGATCCTCGGTACCGCAGCTTTGCCGGTCGCCGCCATCATCGATTACGAGCTGACGCTGAGCTGCCCTTACCGCGTCACCGTCGATACTGGCATCGATGCGCTGACCCATGCGCTGGAGGCGCTGGTCAACCGCAACGGCAATGCCCATTCCGAAGCGCTGGCGCTTTCCGCGCTGAAGCTGATTGGGGCAAATCTTGAGAAGGTGGCTAATAATCCTGATGACCGGGATGCGCGTGAAGCGATGATGCTGGGCGCAACCCATGCCGGGCTTGCCGTCTCCAATACATCGACTGCGCTGATCCATGGTCTCAGCCGGCCGGTCGGTGCTTTTTTCCATGTGCCACATGGCATGTCGAATGCGATGGTGCTGCCACTGGTCACGCAGTTTTCGCTGAATTCCGCTTTGCCGCATTATGCCGCCGCCGCCCGCGCGCTGGGTTGTGCCAGCGCGGCGGATAGCGACCAGATTGCCGGCACGAAGCTGGTGGAGGCCTTCATCGGCCTGAACAGGCGGCTGAAGGTGCCGACCCCGCAAGAGTTCGGCATCGACAGGAGCCGCTATCTCGAACTGTTGCCTGAAATGGTGCGCCAGGGCCTCGCTTCCGGCACGCCGGCAAATAACCCCCGGGTGCCCACAGTTGCCGAAATGACGCGTCTGTATGAGCTTGCCTATGACGGACGCATCGCGGAATTTTAA
- a CDS encoding amino acid synthesis family protein produces the protein MSIQIRKTLLQVETTLIEGGKTAATPLKLFSAIAVVKNPWAGKGFVENLKPEIHAGAPVLGELLTKMILDAVGSGEAVEAYGKAAVVGLDGEIEHASALIHTLRFGNHYRQAVGAKSYLAFCNTRGPGNAPIMIPLMDKNDEGRRSHYLTIQTAIPDAPAADEIVVALGASVGGRPHHRIGDRYQDLQDLGQDVANPAGV, from the coding sequence ATGTCCATCCAGATCCGCAAGACCTTGCTGCAGGTCGAAACGACGTTGATTGAGGGAGGCAAGACTGCCGCTACGCCCTTGAAGCTGTTCAGCGCGATTGCGGTCGTGAAAAACCCCTGGGCAGGCAAAGGCTTCGTGGAAAACCTGAAGCCGGAAATCCATGCGGGCGCGCCGGTGCTCGGTGAGTTGCTGACGAAGATGATCCTCGATGCCGTCGGCTCGGGCGAGGCGGTGGAGGCCTATGGCAAGGCAGCGGTTGTCGGTCTCGACGGTGAGATCGAGCATGCGTCCGCGCTCATTCACACGCTGCGGTTCGGCAATCACTATCGCCAGGCGGTTGGCGCGAAATCTTACCTGGCCTTCTGCAACACCCGTGGTCCGGGCAATGCACCGATCATGATCCCGCTGATGGACAAGAATGATGAAGGCCGCCGTTCGCATTATCTGACCATTCAGACCGCCATTCCCGATGCCCCGGCCGCCGATGAGATCGTCGTCGCACTCGGCGCTTCGGTTGGCGGCCGGCCCCACCACCGCATTGGCGACCGTTACCAGGATCTGCAGGATCTCGGTCAGGATGTTGCCAACCCGGCCGGCGTTTGA